From Alkalicoccobacillus plakortidis:
ACCATTTCGTTTTATAACAGCTGGCCCTTCATTTACTAAGAAGCCAATCTTCTCCCAATCATATTCAGGCGTTGCAATCATGACCTGCTCTCCCTTAATCGTCCAAGGATTCTCCAGTTCCGCAATATAAAGATTAGAATTCCCAACGATATCTGGATCCTTTTGTGGCCAAACTAAGTATGAAATACCTTTGTGCTCAAAATAGGTTGCATCTAATGCAAATGACTCCCACTTGGTTTTGATCTGTCCTTTTTCTATCCATTCACCCTCAAGCGGATTCGCTGATTCGTTTTCAAGCACAAACATCCGGTGATCAAATAGTCCCTCTTTGGTATCTGTTGTTCTTGCCGCGGCGAAATTGATGTACCACTTTTGATCAATAAAATGAATTTCTGGCGCCCATATATTCGCGCTCAAAGGTCCAGTCGCATACTTCCTCCAGACTACTTTAGTCTCCCCATCGCTTAATCCATTAATAGTCTTGGATCTTCTTAACTCAATTCGATCATACTCGGGTACGGAAGCTGTCATATAATAATAACCATCCTCATGTTTATACACCCATGGATCAGCTCTTTGCTCGACTACAGGATTTTGATAAGGCATATTTGTATTCATTTTCCCCACTCCTTCTCTTATTCGGGTGCCATCTCTTGCTGCGATAGTTTGATTGCTTTATTTTTTGCTAGATAAATAACTAGTGCGAATAAGACAATCAAAAATCCGATGATATCCATTGAAGCGACTAAGATTAGCCCCCACACAACCATCCAAACGACAACACCTTTTTGAATGTGGTTATCCTTCATCTTCACTGCAACTACAAAGTTAATAACTGCACCTATCAACATGAAAATACCAAATAACATAATGACTTGAAGAACATTGTTCACCATTTGAGAGCCAGCAATCATTGTATTTAATTCTTGGCTCTCCAGTCTTGCAGCCCCTTCTTGATCAAACCAGTTATAATAACTGAAAATGGTCAGTAAGGCTGTACACGCGTTCCACATTGAACCAACGATGAGTAACTTTCGTTCAATCCCTCTCTTGATCGTCACCATCATGAATCCATCCTTTTTAACAAATTTGTTCTTATCCTTTAATACCTGCATTTAATTTAATGGCTTGAACAAAGTACTTCTGGGCGAATAAGAATAGTAGCAATGTTGGAATAATTGCGAGTATCGCAGACCCCATTAGTTGACCAATCATTCGATAATTACCATATACATCCTGTAACAGAAGTAATCCCGCTGTTACTGGCATTTTTTGTACGTCCGTGTATACGATTACTGGCCAGAGGAAATCATTCCATGATCCAACAAATGAAAACAACCCACATACTATTAAAACTGGTTTGATTAACGGTAGGATAATTCTAAAGAAGATAACGAAGTCACTTGCTCCATCTACCCTAGCCGATTCATCTAGTTCTTTAGGAATTCCTTTCATAAACTGTCTGACTAAGAATATATTCCCCATTCCAGCCAATCCAGGAACAATCATAGCCCATGGAGTATTAACCCAGCCTAAGGTATCAATGATCTTATAAGAAGGAATTAAGTTTACAACGTTCGGAAAAAAAGAGATCGCCAATAATGTAAAAAATAAGACATCTCTTCCCTTAAAATTCATACGAGTGTACCCATATCCAGTGATCGAAATCACAACAATCACCAGTAAAGTGTGTGTGGTTGAGATAAAGATCGAATTCCAAATCCATTGTAAAATGGGCGCACTAGAAGTGTTCTCTAAAATCGCTATATAGTTATCGACGATCCAATTGACAGGTAATAAACGAAACCCCTCATTAACGACTTCTGTTTGTGAACGAAACGAAGTTGTAATTCCAAATATGACCGGAATTAACCAGACTCCACTAACAATGATCAAAAAGGTATAGGCTAAGTACATTGATGGATTAAATCGCTTATTTTTTTGCACTTTTATTGGTTTTGACTTAGATAAAGTTGTATTTGACATCGTGACCCTCCTTTGCATTTTGTCATCTATACAGCATTTCGATTCATTAAGTAATATTGAATAGCTGAGATTACTAGAATGACCAAACCTAACATGACGGCCATGGCCGATGCCATGCCTGCTATGGATTGACCATGACTAAAGGCTAAATCACGAATATACATCATAAGAACCGTTGTACTTTGTTGAGGTCCTCCACTTGTCATCATAAGAGGCTGAGCAAAGACATTAAAGGAACCAGCTGTTGTCATAACAAGTGTAAAGATTAAAGGAAAGCGTATTGAAGGTAAGGTTATATTTAAAAACTTTCTAAAAGAACCGGCCCCATCAATTTCTGCAGACTCATATAGATCAGGTGAAACACCGTTTATGGATGCACGATAGATAATCATATTTCCACCAATTCCTGCCCATATCGTAATCGCAATAATCGTAATCCATGCATACGGTTGAGTAGATGCCCATACTGCCTCTGATCCAAATAAATTATTAACAACCCCAAGCTGCTTATTAAAGATAAGTGACCAGATAAGTGACGCAGCTGAAATTGAGATGAGACCAGGGATATAAAGCAGCGTTTGAAATAAATTCTTGAATTTAACTTCCTTATGCTCTAATGCAACTGCGATTAAAAGCGGAATGATAATCATAAGTGGCACGGATATAAGCACAAATAGAAATGTATTCTTCATACCATTGTAAAATTGATGGTAAAAAGTAGAATCCTCATTAAATAAAATCGTACGGTAATTATCTAGTCCGACCCAAACTGGATCTCCAACCAGATTCCACTTAGTAAAAGATGCGTAAATCCCGAAAATAGTTGGCAATAAGATGAAAACTAGAAACAACACAATATGAGGGCCAACAAAGAATATAGGACTAAAGTTAATTTTTTTCATTCCCGATTTTGACACTCCTTTATATAGAGCAATGCGCGACTAAGCACATTGCTCATTTTCTATTCTTCTGTGTCTTCCTCCACTACGTTTTCTAAGTCTAAAGCACCCTCTTGAATTTTATCTTCAACAAAACGTTGCATCTCTGCTAAGCCCTCATCAATGTCGATCTCTCCATGTGCAATATCAGCAGAGTACATATCTAGAGCCTCCGCTACATATGGGTAGTGGCGATACGTATATATGTGTAATGAATCTGTTTGCTCTTCTGAAGAAGTGAAAAACGATTGCGGATATTCTTTGTACTCAGGGCTTTCTACCACATCAACACTTGCAACAATTTGACCAGCCTCAGCCCATTCAATCGAATGCTCTCTCATAAATTCTAAAAATGCCGCAATACCTACTTCTTTTTCGTCAGTTCTTTCATCTGTATCTAGTAACGCGAACAGATGAGAAGAGGCTCGGTTATGGAAGGTTGTTGGTTCAAAAGCATAGACATTAGTCACTCCGTAGTTCAAATTTTCGACTTGTGAATGTCCTATAGAGCTCCATGTTCCATCAGTAGAAAACAGAACGTTTCCAGATTGAAACATTAAATATCCGTCTTCCCCGTATGGAGTCATTATGCCCGCGTCAGATAACTCCTTAATTGCTTCAAAAGATTGCTTCATTTCAGGAGTATTAACGGTAGGATTACCAGCCTCATCTTCAATCTCTCCTCCAAGATTCTGAATCTGAGCTAAGATAACCCAGCTTAATAAGGAGTCATTTAGCACATAATCTCCCTCGTCCAATTGACCTTGTAATGACAGCATTTCTTCAAACGTTACAACGTCATCATCTAAGAAATCTTCAACTCCATATTTTGCAAGCAAATCCTCGTTATAGTACATAGCACTCCCGTGGATATCCAACGGGATCGTATATTGTGTTCCGTCAACGTCACCTGATGTCCATGCTTCTGTTAAATAGTTCTCTTCTTTTAGCTCCGGCTGCAGAGCCATAATTTCAGTCATAGGCTCAAGCAAGTCTTGATCGACAAAGTTTGGTACCCGATCTGCATGAATAATAGATAGATCAGGAATTCCTCTGCCAGAGTTTAATACGGTATACATTTTTGTATACATATCAGACGTTATAACATGATTAACTTTATACTCTGGATCTGAGTCGTTATACTGCTTCACTAACTCGTCCATATTTGCCCCATCATCCCCGGTTAATGGTGTCCAAAATTCAATCGTATACTCATCATTTCCACAAGCCACTAGCATTACTGACAAACCCAGAAGAACAGACAGTCCTTTTAACCTCTTCATCTTTACTCCCCCTAGTTTCAAATATGGTAACGCTTTCATATAAAAGAAATAAAAATACTTCTTTTATTCTATTAAATATCTTTCTTTTTATACGCACATATTAATGAATTAATAAGTTTTTATTTAATTTGTACGTATAACTTATTCAAATAGATTATAACTACTGTTCAAATGATTAGCAACAGCTTTTTTGGTTAATTGTAG
This genomic window contains:
- a CDS encoding carbohydrate ABC transporter permease — protein: MSNTTLSKSKPIKVQKNKRFNPSMYLAYTFLIIVSGVWLIPVIFGITTSFRSQTEVVNEGFRLLPVNWIVDNYIAILENTSSAPILQWIWNSIFISTTHTLLVIVVISITGYGYTRMNFKGRDVLFFTLLAISFFPNVVNLIPSYKIIDTLGWVNTPWAMIVPGLAGMGNIFLVRQFMKGIPKELDESARVDGASDFVIFFRIILPLIKPVLIVCGLFSFVGSWNDFLWPVIVYTDVQKMPVTAGLLLLQDVYGNYRMIGQLMGSAILAIIPTLLLFLFAQKYFVQAIKLNAGIKG
- a CDS encoding extracellular solute-binding protein, giving the protein MKRLKGLSVLLGLSVMLVACGNDEYTIEFWTPLTGDDGANMDELVKQYNDSDPEYKVNHVITSDMYTKMYTVLNSGRGIPDLSIIHADRVPNFVDQDLLEPMTEIMALQPELKEENYLTEAWTSGDVDGTQYTIPLDIHGSAMYYNEDLLAKYGVEDFLDDDVVTFEEMLSLQGQLDEGDYVLNDSLLSWVILAQIQNLGGEIEDEAGNPTVNTPEMKQSFEAIKELSDAGIMTPYGEDGYLMFQSGNVLFSTDGTWSSIGHSQVENLNYGVTNVYAFEPTTFHNRASSHLFALLDTDERTDEKEVGIAAFLEFMREHSIEWAEAGQIVASVDVVESPEYKEYPQSFFTSSEEQTDSLHIYTYRHYPYVAEALDMYSADIAHGEIDIDEGLAEMQRFVEDKIQEGALDLENVVEEDTEE
- a CDS encoding carbohydrate ABC transporter permease, with amino-acid sequence MKKINFSPIFFVGPHIVLFLVFILLPTIFGIYASFTKWNLVGDPVWVGLDNYRTILFNEDSTFYHQFYNGMKNTFLFVLISVPLMIIIPLLIAVALEHKEVKFKNLFQTLLYIPGLISISAASLIWSLIFNKQLGVVNNLFGSEAVWASTQPYAWITIIAITIWAGIGGNMIIYRASINGVSPDLYESAEIDGAGSFRKFLNITLPSIRFPLIFTLVMTTAGSFNVFAQPLMMTSGGPQQSTTVLMMYIRDLAFSHGQSIAGMASAMAVMLGLVILVISAIQYYLMNRNAV
- a CDS encoding glycoside hydrolase family 43 protein; its protein translation is MNTNMPYQNPVVEQRADPWVYKHEDGYYYMTASVPEYDRIELRRSKTINGLSDGETKVVWRKYATGPLSANIWAPEIHFIDQKWYINFAAARTTDTKEGLFDHRMFVLENESANPLEGEWIEKGQIKTKWESFALDATYFEHKGISYLVWPQKDPDIVGNSNLYIAELENPWTIKGEQVMIATPEYDWEKIGFLVNEGPAVIKRNGKIFISFSASATNHHYCMGILSADESSPLLDASSWHKQAEPIMTTNEQTGQYGPGHNSFTVSEDGKQDVLIYHARNYKEITGDPLYDPNRHTRAQVITWDQEGFPVFGEPVPDDKE